Proteins from a single region of Bacteroidia bacterium:
- the rpiB gene encoding ribose 5-phosphate isomerase B — protein sequence MKISIASDHAGFELKENIIVWLKEKKIEVINNGCFSLDSVDYPDFAHKVAIDISNGNADLGFVVCGSGNGVNMVVNKYEKIRSALCWTEEICKLAKLHNNANICALPARFISKDEAKAIVEVFLSTDFEGGRHQKRIDKIPKNVL from the coding sequence ATGAAAATTTCTATAGCATCGGATCACGCAGGATTTGAATTAAAAGAAAACATTATAGTATGGTTAAAAGAAAAAAAAATAGAAGTTATAAATAATGGATGCTTTAGTTTAGATAGTGTTGATTATCCTGATTTTGCTCACAAAGTGGCAATTGATATTAGTAATGGCAATGCTGATTTGGGTTTTGTTGTTTGCGGAAGTGGAAATGGTGTTAATATGGTTGTAAATAAGTACGAAAAAATAAGATCGGCTTTATGCTGGACTGAAGAAATTTGCAAACTTGCAAAATTACATAACAACGCTAATATATGTGCTTTACCGGCAAGGTTTATTTCTAAAGATGAAGCAAAGGCAATTGTAGAGGTTTTTTTATCTACTGATTTTGAGGGAGGCAGACACCAGAAAAGAATAGATAAAATCCCAAAAAATGTGTTATAA
- a CDS encoding rhomboid family intramembrane serine protease, whose amino-acid sequence MNQYSPIGFRLMPPAVKNILIINVLFFLGTMIIDAKFGMDITDYLGLHYPESTLFQPYQLITHLFMHGSFMHLFSNMFALWMFGAAIENFWGTKRFVLFYLVTGLGAAGLHLLVSWYRMGDMQSGIIAFQNAPSPEAFTKLVVDYFPEFKGAIADFVYNWTQNLNDPRYLNETTGFINSQLEMRMNIPTVGASGAVFGILLAFGMLFPNTMIYLYFFFPLKAKYFVLLYGAFELYSGISNQAGDNVAHFAHLGGMLFGFILIKYWQNNRFKKKFN is encoded by the coding sequence ATGAATCAATATTCACCCATAGGTTTTAGGTTAATGCCCCCGGCAGTTAAAAACATTCTAATCATCAATGTATTGTTCTTTTTAGGTACTATGATAATTGATGCGAAATTCGGAATGGATATAACAGATTACCTAGGTTTACATTATCCAGAATCAACATTGTTTCAGCCATATCAGTTGATTACGCATTTGTTTATGCATGGTAGTTTTATGCATTTGTTTTCAAATATGTTTGCATTGTGGATGTTTGGAGCAGCAATAGAAAATTTTTGGGGTACAAAACGATTTGTGTTGTTTTACTTAGTTACAGGTTTGGGTGCAGCAGGACTTCATTTATTGGTTAGCTGGTATAGAATGGGCGATATGCAATCGGGAATTATTGCTTTTCAGAATGCTCCTTCTCCCGAGGCTTTTACAAAACTGGTTGTTGATTATTTTCCTGAATTTAAAGGTGCGATTGCTGACTTTGTTTATAACTGGACTCAAAATTTAAATGATCCAAGATATTTGAATGAAACAACTGGTTTTATTAATAGTCAGCTTGAAATGAGAATGAATATTCCAACTGTTGGTGCATCGGGTGCTGTATTCGGAATATTGTTAGCATTTGGAATGTTGTTCCCTAATACAATGATTTATCTGTATTTCTTTTTTCCTCTTAAGGCAAAATATTTTGTTTTACTATATGGTGCATTTGAATTATATAGCGGTATTTCAAATCAGGCAGGCGATAATGTTGCTCATTTTGCGCATTTAGGTGGAATGTTATTTGGGTTTATTTTAATTAAGTACTGGCAAAATAATCGGTTTAAAAAGAAGTTTAATTAG
- a CDS encoding 2-C-methyl-D-erythritol 4-phosphate cytidylyltransferase translates to MNNKFVIIVAGGIGLRMGASTPKQFLNLQGIPVLMHTITKYYAYDPYINIILVLPTEHFSTWESLCEKYQFHVKHEIVAGGETRYQSVKNGLASISSEGIVAVHDGVRPLVSKELIELCFKEALKNDNAIPCVEVNETVREIFKDGNKQLNRNNIKLIQTPQVFKTEILKKAYELPFSVEFTDDASVIEKAGFKINLVVGEKSNIKITTEIDLKIAEYLLNIKDK, encoded by the coding sequence ATGAATAATAAATTTGTTATTATTGTTGCGGGCGGTATCGGCTTAAGAATGGGTGCATCTACTCCTAAGCAATTTTTAAATTTACAAGGAATACCTGTTTTAATGCACACTATAACAAAATATTACGCATACGATCCATACATTAATATAATCCTTGTTTTGCCCACAGAACATTTCTCTACATGGGAAAGTTTATGTGAAAAATATCAATTTCACGTGAAACACGAAATTGTAGCAGGTGGTGAAACCAGATATCAGTCGGTTAAGAACGGACTTGCCTCAATAAGTTCAGAAGGCATTGTGGCTGTGCATGATGGAGTGCGTCCTTTGGTAAGTAAAGAACTTATTGAACTCTGTTTTAAGGAAGCACTAAAAAATGACAATGCAATTCCATGTGTTGAAGTAAATGAAACAGTTCGTGAAATTTTTAAAGATGGGAATAAACAGCTAAACAGAAATAATATAAAACTTATTCAAACTCCTCAGGTTTTTAAAACTGAAATTTTAAAGAAAGCATACGAATTACCCTTTTCTGTTGAGTTTACCGATGACGCATCTGTAATCGAAAAAGCTGGTTTTAAAATAAATCTAGTAGTTGGTGAAAAAAGCAACATCAAAATTACTACCGAAATAGATTTGAAAATTGCTGAATATTTGTTGAATATAAAAGATAAATAA
- a CDS encoding rhomboid family intramembrane serine protease produces MSFYNVAINKLKQSNSFEKILYLNIAVYVFVSIFRVILFLIQVRDSGVYYPVNYLSLPADLDALLYHPWSVITYMFLHEDFLHILFNMLWFFWFGKLFVAYIGAKKLTALYIIGGLFGAIFYIAAFNLFPVFAPIISKSYALGASASVIAVVVAVSFYIPDHKVNLMFIGDVKLKYIALFSIVVDFLSIAGENSGGHIAHLGGAFFGFLYAMQFKRGKDLLSWFSNLFSGISFSLKRKPKMKATYSKAKEMDDKEYNYEKARKQKEIDAVLDKISKSGYESLSKKEKEILFNSSKPN; encoded by the coding sequence ATGAGTTTTTATAATGTTGCCATAAACAAATTAAAGCAGTCAAACAGTTTCGAAAAGATACTGTATCTGAATATTGCTGTTTATGTGTTTGTTAGTATATTCAGGGTTATATTGTTTCTTATTCAGGTAAGAGATTCGGGTGTTTATTATCCAGTTAATTATCTTTCTCTGCCCGCTGATCTTGACGCATTATTATATCACCCTTGGTCTGTTATTACTTACATGTTTTTGCATGAGGACTTCCTTCATATATTGTTTAATATGCTATGGTTTTTTTGGTTTGGGAAGCTATTTGTAGCTTATATCGGAGCAAAAAAATTAACAGCTTTGTATATTATCGGTGGACTGTTTGGAGCAATATTCTATATTGCAGCGTTTAATTTATTTCCTGTTTTTGCACCTATAATTTCTAAATCATATGCATTGGGTGCTTCAGCATCTGTAATAGCAGTAGTTGTTGCAGTCTCATTTTATATTCCCGATCACAAGGTTAATTTAATGTTTATTGGTGATGTAAAATTAAAATACATAGCACTATTCTCAATTGTTGTCGATTTTTTAAGTATTGCAGGTGAAAATAGTGGTGGGCATATTGCTCATTTGGGTGGTGCTTTCTTCGGCTTTTTATATGCAATGCAGTTTAAAAGAGGTAAGGATTTATTATCCTGGTTTTCAAATTTATTCTCCGGCATTAGTTTTTCTTTAAAACGTAAGCCTAAAATGAAAGCTACTTATAGTAAAGCTAAGGAAATGGATGATAAAGAGTATAACTACGAGAAAGCCAGAAAACAAAAAGAAATAGATGCTGTTCTCGATAAGATTTCTAAGTCGGGATATGAGAGTTTATCTAAGAAAGAAAAGGAGATATTGTTTAACTCAAGCAAACCTAATTGA
- the nadA gene encoding quinolinate synthase NadA: MNDLEEKGFLDISIDSNIDLKKEINELKKQKNAILLAHYYQTGDIQDIADFVGDSLQLSRKAADNDADIILFAGVHFMAETAKMLSPQKKVLIPDLKAGCSLADSIKAVDFIKFKENYPDHIVISYVNTTAEIKALSDVICTSSNAIKIVESFPKNQKIIFTPDRNLGNYINSKTGRNMVIWDGACHVHEQFSIEGIIKLKKENPEAKIIAHPECQKPILIISDFIGSTAALLDYTTKDSTQKFIVATESGILHQMQKNCPDKLFIPAPPLDSTCGCNDCNFMKLNTLKKIYIALKYEQPEIILSEELIKKAVIPIRRMLEISAK, translated from the coding sequence ATGAACGATTTAGAAGAAAAAGGATTTTTAGATATTAGTATAGATTCTAATATTGATTTAAAAAAAGAAATAAATGAATTAAAAAAACAAAAGAATGCAATTCTTTTAGCTCATTATTATCAAACAGGAGATATTCAAGATATTGCAGATTTTGTTGGTGATAGTCTTCAGTTATCCCGAAAAGCTGCGGATAATGATGCAGATATTATTTTATTTGCCGGAGTACATTTTATGGCAGAAACAGCAAAAATGCTTTCACCGCAAAAGAAAGTTTTAATTCCTGATTTAAAAGCTGGTTGCTCTTTAGCTGATTCAATTAAAGCAGTTGATTTTATTAAGTTTAAGGAGAATTATCCAGATCACATTGTTATTTCATACGTTAATACAACTGCAGAAATAAAAGCCCTTTCAGATGTAATATGTACTTCATCTAATGCAATAAAAATAGTTGAAAGTTTTCCGAAAAATCAGAAAATAATTTTTACACCAGATAGAAATCTTGGTAACTATATTAATAGTAAAACCGGAAGAAATATGGTTATATGGGATGGTGCCTGTCATGTTCACGAACAATTTTCGATAGAAGGAATTATTAAATTAAAAAAAGAAAATCCTGAAGCCAAAATTATTGCACATCCGGAATGTCAGAAACCTATATTAATAATTTCTGATTTTATTGGATCAACAGCTGCATTATTAGATTATACAACAAAAGATTCAACACAAAAATTTATTGTAGCAACAGAATCCGGAATTTTACATCAGATGCAGAAAAATTGTCCCGATAAATTATTTATTCCAGCACCACCACTTGATTCAACATGTGGTTGTAATGATTGTAATTTTATGAAATTAAATACTTTAAAAAAGATTTATATAGCTTTAAAATACGAACAGCCTGAAATAATTTTATCAGAAGAACTAATAAAAAAAGCTGTTATTCCAATACGTAGAATGCTTGAAATTTCAGCCAAATAG
- a CDS encoding tetratricopeptide repeat protein: protein MSLLIFVTLSCSKTRNTLISRSYHNLTAHYNAFFNGRESFKQGVKKVDNTIKDDFTTFIPVFPISNEQAAKSASSEMETALNKSAKVIKLHSITVRPKRKSGNISKKKKAFYNKSEYCNWVDDSWMLTGKSKFVNHDFYASEEAFEYIIKEYTYEEIKYDASIWLAKTYNEMGKFNDSRNILDRIEGEKDFPKRLIKELTLTYADLYIKQKKYEDAIPKLKTAITLSHKKREKARYNYILAQLYQHFQQYTNASEAYTAVTKYNPPYEMIFNAQINRATCFDFGSGNADQIRKQLSKMLKDDKNIDYQDQIYYAIANLYQKENKTELALENYKLSAKTSVSNQMQKALSFLAMADIYFGKQKYITAQAYYDSTMSFIDTKYPDYSVVDAKTKNLKELVENLLIIQNEDSLQRIAAMTEKDRNKLIDDLIQEVVKEEERKRQEEQQQQINSMLFQQNQQNQNMGTNAGGKWYFYNPATLSFGVAEFKKKWGNRKLEDDWRRKNKAVKVMAMADDTNAVDSVIKPAITDNKKREFYLQHLPLKDSLLKLSNLKVEEALFKSGEAYMNRLKNFPLAIIQFETLNSRFPNSEYKLVSYYDLYKMNVELKDNDKANKYKNLILQEFPESNFAHMLSNPNYLKELSEAKDKVNQLYDNAYQEFSNHNYFKVFGYCRVADSLYTNNHIKAKFDLLKALSTGGTGNVDGLKTSLSDIITKYPGTEEKMTAESILAFVSKGDYTYLANQTTNNNSTITNNNTITNNTTQNQNNVETNPVTQVETEDALYKLDETDKQYFIILLDKNADIYHLKYNLFGYNIDYFSMFNFEISTGTWNDRYQLIKVQPFNSRKEAVKYYKSANKHKDVVFKDIDERQYKFFVISEKNIEVLQADKDFDRYQKFFAKKYLEKGK from the coding sequence TTGTCTTTACTGATTTTTGTAACACTTTCGTGTTCAAAAACCAGAAATACTCTTATTTCAAGATCATACCACAACCTTACAGCACACTATAATGCATTTTTTAACGGAAGAGAGTCTTTTAAACAAGGAGTAAAAAAAGTCGACAATACAATTAAAGACGATTTTACAACTTTTATTCCTGTATTCCCAATTAGTAATGAACAAGCAGCTAAATCGGCTTCGAGTGAAATGGAGACCGCTTTAAACAAGTCAGCTAAAGTTATTAAGTTACATTCTATTACAGTTCGTCCAAAAAGAAAAAGCGGTAATATTTCTAAAAAGAAAAAAGCATTTTATAATAAAAGTGAATATTGTAATTGGGTTGATGATAGTTGGATGCTTACCGGCAAAAGCAAATTTGTAAATCATGACTTTTACGCATCCGAAGAAGCTTTTGAATATATAATTAAAGAATATACTTACGAAGAAATAAAATACGATGCAAGTATATGGCTTGCAAAGACATATAACGAAATGGGGAAATTCAATGATTCCCGTAACATTTTGGACAGAATAGAAGGTGAAAAAGATTTCCCTAAAAGGCTAATAAAAGAACTCACACTGACTTATGCCGATCTTTATATAAAACAAAAGAAATATGAAGATGCTATTCCTAAGTTAAAAACTGCAATAACATTATCGCATAAAAAAAGAGAGAAGGCTCGTTATAATTATATACTTGCTCAGCTTTATCAGCATTTTCAACAATATACAAATGCTTCAGAAGCCTATACTGCTGTTACAAAGTATAACCCTCCATATGAGATGATTTTTAATGCACAGATTAATCGTGCAACTTGTTTTGATTTTGGTTCGGGTAATGCCGATCAAATAAGGAAACAGCTTTCTAAGATGTTAAAGGACGATAAAAATATTGATTATCAGGATCAGATTTATTACGCAATAGCCAATCTTTATCAAAAAGAAAATAAAACAGAATTAGCTCTTGAAAACTATAAATTGTCTGCAAAAACCAGTGTAAGCAATCAAATGCAAAAAGCATTATCGTTTTTGGCTATGGCAGATATATATTTTGGAAAACAAAAATATATTACTGCACAGGCATATTATGACTCCACAATGTCCTTTATTGATACAAAATATCCAGACTATTCTGTTGTTGATGCAAAAACCAAAAATCTTAAGGAATTGGTAGAGAATCTTTTAATTATTCAGAATGAGGATAGTTTACAGCGTATTGCTGCAATGACCGAGAAAGACAGAAACAAATTAATTGATGATCTTATTCAGGAAGTTGTAAAGGAAGAGGAGCGCAAGAGACAAGAAGAGCAGCAACAGCAGATAAATTCTATGTTGTTTCAACAAAACCAGCAAAACCAGAATATGGGAACAAACGCTGGCGGAAAATGGTATTTCTATAATCCTGCTACATTAAGTTTTGGTGTAGCCGAGTTTAAAAAGAAATGGGGAAACAGAAAGCTTGAGGATGACTGGCGCAGAAAGAATAAAGCAGTTAAGGTAATGGCAATGGCAGACGATACAAATGCTGTGGACTCTGTAATTAAACCAGCAATAACCGATAATAAAAAACGTGAATTCTACTTACAGCATTTACCGCTAAAGGACTCATTGTTAAAACTATCTAACCTTAAAGTAGAAGAGGCCTTATTTAAATCTGGCGAAGCTTACATGAACAGGCTTAAAAATTTTCCTTTAGCAATTATTCAGTTCGAAACATTAAATAGCCGTTTTCCAAATTCAGAGTATAAGCTGGTTTCTTATTACGATTTATATAAAATGAATGTAGAGTTAAAAGATAACGATAAAGCAAATAAATATAAAAACCTTATTTTACAGGAGTTTCCGGAAAGTAATTTTGCGCACATGCTATCTAATCCTAATTATTTAAAAGAACTTTCAGAAGCAAAAGATAAGGTTAATCAACTTTATGATAATGCATATCAGGAGTTTTCTAATCATAATTATTTTAAAGTTTTTGGTTATTGCAGAGTTGCCGATTCGTTATATACAAATAACCACATTAAAGCAAAATTTGATTTGTTAAAAGCATTATCTACAGGTGGTACAGGCAACGTTGACGGATTAAAAACATCTTTATCTGATATTATAACAAAATACCCCGGTACAGAAGAAAAAATGACCGCTGAAAGTATATTGGCTTTTGTGTCAAAAGGTGATTATACATATTTAGCAAATCAAACAACTAACAACAACTCTACTATAACTAATAATAATACCATAACAAATAATACAACACAGAACCAAAATAATGTAGAGACCAATCCTGTAACACAAGTTGAGACTGAAGATGCTCTTTATAAATTAGATGAAACAGATAAACAATATTTTATAATTTTATTAGATAAAAATGCAGATATTTATCACTTAAAATACAATCTGTTTGGCTACAATATAGATTATTTCAGCATGTTTAATTTTGAAATATCAACAGGAACATGGAATGATCGTTATCAGCTAATAAAAGTTCAGCCATTTAATTCCAGGAAAGAAGCAGTTAAATATTATAAGTCTGCAAATAAACATAAAGACGTTGTGTTTAAGGATATTGATGAGCGTCAGTACAAATTTTTTGTAATCTCAGAAAAAAATATTGAGGTTCTTCAGGCAGATAAAGACTTTGACAGATACCAAAAGTTTTTTGCCAAAAAGTATCTCGAAAAAGGCAAATGA
- a CDS encoding NYN domain-containing protein, translating into MKNKTSLTKIGVFYDGNYFLHISNYYNYNHSKKSRISISGLHNFIRNKISEDEDTNYGLCQIVDAHYFRGRLSAQEASQKGNLLYYDRVFDDILMSEGVVTHYLPVRTFFGTKNEKGIDLWLALEAFELAFYKQFDVIVLIASDGDYVPLVRKLNTLGTRVMVLSWDFEFLNDEGQKVITRTSQDLLNEVSYPIAMHELIDEGLAEEDENIVKLFVQQAAPKPVQQNETELSGDRLIGHILSLKNGFGFIKYPPNNLFFHYGNLVDTDFNDLKEGEPVEFTMGYNDKGDAVAKEVRLTVQEINGNILEE; encoded by the coding sequence ATGAAAAATAAAACTTCTCTTACTAAAATTGGTGTTTTTTATGACGGAAACTACTTTCTTCATATTAGCAACTATTATAATTACAATCACTCTAAAAAAAGCAGAATAAGTATTTCTGGTTTACATAATTTCATTAGAAATAAAATCTCTGAGGACGAAGATACAAACTATGGATTATGTCAGATAGTTGACGCACACTATTTTCGTGGTCGATTAAGCGCACAAGAAGCAAGTCAGAAAGGTAATTTACTTTATTACGATAGAGTTTTTGATGATATTTTAATGTCGGAAGGTGTTGTTACTCACTATTTACCTGTACGTACATTTTTTGGAACAAAAAACGAAAAGGGCATTGATCTTTGGTTAGCTCTTGAAGCATTTGAACTCGCTTTTTACAAACAGTTTGATGTAATTGTTTTAATTGCTTCTGATGGGGATTATGTTCCTTTAGTTCGCAAATTAAATACACTAGGAACTAGGGTAATGGTTTTAAGTTGGGATTTTGAATTTCTAAATGATGAGGGCCAGAAAGTAATTACCCGTACTTCACAGGATTTATTAAATGAAGTATCGTACCCTATTGCTATGCACGAATTAATTGATGAAGGTTTGGCTGAAGAAGATGAAAATATTGTAAAACTTTTTGTACAACAAGCAGCTCCAAAACCTGTTCAACAAAATGAAACAGAACTAAGTGGTGATAGACTAATAGGACATATTTTAAGTCTTAAAAACGGTTTTGGATTTATAAAATATCCTCCGAATAATCTTTTCTTTCACTACGGTAACTTAGTTGATACAGATTTTAACGATCTGAAAGAGGGTGAGCCCGTAGAATTTACAATGGGATATAATGATAAGGGTGATGCTGTTGCTAAAGAGGTTCGATTAACCGTACAGGAAATTAACGGAAATATTCTGGAAGAATAG
- the ruvB gene encoding Holliday junction branch migration DNA helicase RuvB, producing MIMSEFDIREENTGENDKEVERKLRPNEFEFFFGQEKVVENLQIFVQAAKMRSESLDHVLLHGPPGLGKTTLANIIANELGANLKVTSGPVLDKPGDLAGLLTNLEAGDVLFIDEIHRLSPVVEEYLYSAMEDYRIDIMLDKGPSARSIQITLNPFTLIGATTRSGLLTSPLRERFGIRMHLEYYSAEILDKIINRSASILQVTIDANASYEIARRSRGTPRIANALLRRVRDFAQVKGDGNIDLKIAQYALDALNIDKYGLDQMDNKILLTIINKFKGGPVGLNTISTSVGEDAGTIEEVYEPFLIQEGFLKRTPRGREVTEFAYKHLGMKLPNMDQTLF from the coding sequence ATTATAATGAGCGAATTCGATATAAGAGAAGAAAACACAGGCGAAAACGATAAAGAAGTCGAACGCAAGCTCAGACCTAATGAATTCGAGTTTTTTTTCGGACAGGAAAAGGTAGTTGAAAATCTACAGATATTTGTTCAGGCTGCAAAAATGCGAAGCGAATCTCTTGATCATGTTTTGCTTCACGGACCTCCGGGATTAGGTAAAACTACTTTAGCAAATATTATTGCAAATGAACTTGGAGCTAACTTAAAAGTTACTTCGGGTCCAGTATTAGATAAGCCAGGTGATTTGGCCGGATTACTTACTAACTTAGAAGCTGGCGATGTTCTCTTTATCGACGAAATTCATCGATTGAGCCCGGTTGTTGAAGAATATCTTTATTCGGCAATGGAAGATTACAGAATTGATATTATGCTGGATAAAGGACCAAGCGCCAGATCAATTCAAATAACTTTAAATCCTTTTACTTTAATTGGTGCAACAACACGTTCGGGTTTATTAACAAGCCCATTGCGCGAAAGATTCGGAATTAGAATGCACCTTGAATATTATAGTGCCGAAATTCTTGATAAAATAATTAACAGATCGGCCTCTATTCTTCAGGTAACAATAGACGCAAATGCATCATATGAAATTGCTCGCAGAAGCAGAGGTACCCCACGTATAGCAAATGCTTTGTTAAGAAGAGTAAGAGATTTTGCCCAGGTAAAAGGTGATGGAAATATTGATTTAAAAATTGCACAATATGCTCTTGATGCTTTAAATATTGATAAATATGGGTTAGATCAGATGGACAATAAAATTCTGCTAACAATAATCAATAAATTTAAAGGTGGACCGGTTGGCTTAAATACAATTTCAACTTCGGTGGGCGAGGATGCAGGTACTATTGAAGAGGTTTACGAACCATTTTTAATTCAGGAAGGATTTTTAAAACGTACGCCACGTGGTAGGGAAGTTACCGAATTTGCATATAAACATTTAGGAATGAAATTACCCAATATGGATCAAACTCTTTTTTAA
- the mutL gene encoding DNA mismatch repair endonuclease MutL, protein MSDIIQILPDSVANQIAAGEVIQRPASVIKELVENAIDSGAGQIKVVVKDAGKTLVQVIDNGSGMSDTDARIAFERHATSKIRKADDLFDINTFGFRGEALASIAAIAQVELRTRRSEDEIGTLIRINGSDFEIQEGVSCQVGSIFSVKNLFYNVPARRRFLKADSVEFRHILDEIHRVALAHPEVALTLIHNDSEVYNLPQSLLKQRIINLFGKNLSNELLTIQVETSIATIEGFIGKPECARKKGGLQYFFVNQRYMRHPFLYRTLVNSYQNLLPPDSTPSYFVYFKTDPKFIDVNIHPTKTEIKFEDERAVSQILAAAVRQTLGKSNMIPSLDFDNEPLFDIPPIRKGQEFVEPEIQIDPTFNPFAADKSDSSSFKFQSKSSDSKGWQDLYKVVEQSAENEKLFPDENKEESIIKEDVRRQCFHFKGKYILSQVKSGLMVIDQHRAHQRILFDEFSQALSSGKIVTQNLVFPTKLDLNVQDAELLRELLGELIQLGFDIDEFGKNSFVIRGIPAGMQTNNIEKVIEHFLGVYQNLEKLPENVNESKIITALVDSGAVPYGKNLSWEEMSHIIDMLFRSTNPNYSPSGKTIFTIINSDEIEKRLK, encoded by the coding sequence ATGTCTGATATTATTCAAATATTGCCCGATTCTGTTGCAAACCAAATAGCAGCTGGTGAGGTAATTCAACGACCAGCCTCTGTTATAAAGGAACTTGTTGAAAATGCTATCGATTCTGGTGCTGGTCAGATTAAAGTTGTTGTTAAAGATGCCGGAAAAACTTTAGTTCAGGTAATTGATAACGGCTCTGGTATGAGTGATACAGATGCACGAATTGCTTTTGAACGTCACGCAACATCAAAAATCAGAAAAGCAGATGATTTATTTGACATTAACACTTTTGGTTTTCGTGGAGAGGCGCTTGCATCAATTGCTGCCATCGCACAGGTTGAACTTCGTACGCGTCGTTCCGAAGATGAAATAGGAACTTTAATAAGAATTAACGGGTCTGATTTTGAGATACAGGAGGGTGTTTCATGTCAGGTTGGAAGTATTTTTTCAGTAAAGAATTTATTTTATAATGTTCCAGCACGCCGCAGATTTTTAAAGGCCGATTCAGTTGAGTTTCGCCATATTTTAGACGAAATACATCGCGTTGCATTAGCGCATCCTGAAGTTGCCCTTACACTTATTCATAACGATTCAGAAGTATATAATCTTCCACAGTCACTTTTAAAACAACGTATAATAAATCTCTTTGGTAAAAATCTTTCCAACGAATTACTTACAATTCAGGTCGAGACTTCAATTGCAACAATTGAAGGATTTATTGGAAAGCCAGAATGTGCAAGGAAAAAAGGAGGGTTGCAATATTTCTTTGTAAACCAGAGGTATATGAGGCATCCATTTTTATACAGAACTCTTGTAAATTCATATCAAAACCTTTTGCCACCCGATTCGACCCCTTCCTATTTTGTTTATTTTAAAACAGATCCTAAGTTTATCGATGTAAATATTCATCCTACCAAAACTGAAATTAAGTTTGAGGACGAAAGGGCTGTATCTCAAATCCTGGCTGCTGCAGTTAGACAAACGCTTGGAAAATCAAATATGATTCCTTCACTGGATTTTGATAATGAGCCATTATTTGACATTCCTCCAATTCGTAAGGGGCAAGAGTTTGTAGAACCCGAAATTCAGATTGATCCTACATTTAATCCTTTTGCTGCAGATAAATCCGACTCTTCAAGTTTTAAATTTCAAAGCAAATCTTCAGATAGTAAAGGTTGGCAGGATTTATATAAAGTTGTAGAACAAAGTGCAGAAAATGAAAAACTTTTTCCTGACGAGAATAAAGAAGAGTCTATTATAAAGGAAGATGTTCGCAGGCAGTGTTTTCATTTTAAGGGTAAATATATATTAAGTCAGGTAAAATCAGGCTTAATGGTAATTGATCAACACCGTGCACATCAGCGAATTTTATTTGACGAATTCAGTCAGGCACTTTCTTCGGGTAAAATTGTAACTCAAAACCTTGTATTCCCGACAAAACTTGATTTAAATGTTCAGGATGCAGAATTATTGCGTGAATTGTTAGGAGAGTTAATCCAGCTTGGCTTTGATATTGATGAATTTGGAAAAAATAGTTTTGTTATTCGCGGCATTCCTGCCGGAATGCAAACAAATAATATAGAAAAAGTTATTGAACATTTTCTGGGGGTTTATCAAAATCTTGAAAAATTACCCGAGAATGTAAACGAGTCAAAAATAATAACAGCATTAGTTGACTCAGGAGCAGTTCCGTATGGCAAAAATTTATCATGGGAAGAAATGAGCCATATTATTGATATGCTTTTCAGAAGTACAAATCCAAACTACTCGCCATCCGGAAAAACAATATTCACAATTATTAATTCTGACGAAATAGAAAAACGATTAAAATAA